A window from Bufo bufo chromosome 1, aBufBuf1.1, whole genome shotgun sequence encodes these proteins:
- the LOC120996088 gene encoding FXYD domain-containing ion transport regulator 6-like encodes METALIFLCSVLVPVLGVGEDNKEKDPFTYDYESLRIGGLVFAVVLFTLGILLILSRKCRCSNLNQKNRAPGDEEAQAENLIASKARGAQKTDN; translated from the exons ATGGAGACTGCTCTGATTTTCCTTTGTTCTGTCTTGGTGCCAGTACTAG GTGTCGGTGAAGATAATAAAGAAAAAGATCCATTTACCTACG ATTATGAAAGCCTGAGGATTGGAGGCCTGGTGTTTGCAGTGGTCCTATTCACACTGGGGATTCTGCTGATTCTGA GTCGGAAGTGCAGATGCAGCAACCTGAACCAGAAAAACAG GGCTCCAGGTGATGAAGAAGCTCAGGCAGAAAACCTTATAGCCTCAAAAG CTCGAGGAGCTCAGAAAACAGACAACTAA